The Stieleria maiorica genome includes the window CGCCCGCGGCAAAAGAGTCCCAAGGCAAGCCTGAGAAGTCTCAACCCGAGCAGCAGAAGCCTGAGCCCGCCAAACCGACCGAGAACGCACCGCCATCCCAGCCGGCCGCCGTCGAAACGGCCGTTGCCAGCGAGTCAGCGTGCAACGATGCAATGGGCAACGATGCAATGGGCAACGATGCAATGGGCAACAATGCAGTGGGCAAGGACTCGGCTCCGGAAAAACCAACGGAGGCGTCGGAATGAGCGATGACTTTCAGTCGCGTTTGGAATCGGCGATTCAGCGGGGCCAACGGCGACGCGATCATTCGGCCAGCGAAGCGAAACGTAAGGAGCTGACCGAAGAAGAACTCAAACGGCTGCACACCTCCTACCGCCTGTCGCTGTCCGAACGCATCGAAGCGAAGATGCGCAGCGTTATCGACGCGTTCCCCGGTTTCCGCCAGGAATCACTGTTCGGCGAAATCGGCTGGGGATCGGCCTGTTATCGCGATGACCTGAGGATCAAGAACGGGCGTCGATCCAACACATACAGCCGCTTCGAAATGGTGATCCGCCCCTACAGCGACCTGCGGGTGCTGGATTTGAAAGGCAAGGCGACTGTGGAAAACGGCGAGATTTTTAACCGGTCGCTGTTCCGCGATATCGCCGACGTCGACGTCCAGGAGTTCGAAGAGGTGATCGACGCGTGGACGATTGAATACGCCGAGCAATATGCAGCGAAGTCGGTTTAACAAGTTTCAAGTTTCAAGTTTCAAGTTGAAAGTCCATCAGCTGAATCATGTCGCGTTGCACGTCGCCGATGTTCCGGCCAGTGTCGCGTTCTATCGGGATGTTCTGTGCTTGCCTCCGATGGATCGCCCCGCGTTTGATTTCCCCGGCGCATGGTTTCGCTTGGGGGTCGACCAAGAACTTCACTTGATCGGCGACCGTGACTTGCCGGTGCATTCGGGACACCGAGGCACCCATTTGGCCTTGGTCGTCGACGATCTCGATGCCTGGGAAAAACACCTCGACGCCAACGACGCGAATCGGTTGCCCCGCCGCATCCGCCCCGACGGCGCCCAACAAACCTTCGTCCAAGACCCCGACGGGCACTGGATCGAACTCTGCGTCCCGGCGAACTGAGTTTCAGGTTTCAAGTTTCAGGTTTTTCATCGTTCCCAGGCTCCGCCTGGGGACGCAAATTTCCAGAGGCTCCACCTCTTGCGGCACGCTGCGTGTGTGGCGGGAGCCACGTCTTCAGCGTGTTCCAAGGCCGAGCCCAGGAACGAGACTGACTGCCAACTCGTCACTCACTGTTCCAACCGTTGGGCGATTTTGACGTGGCCGTTTTGGCGTGCGAAATAGGCGGCGGATTCGCCGTCGATGTCCACCATGTCTTTTTTGGCGCCACGTGTTAGCAGGACTTCGACGACTTCGGCTTGTCCTTCGGCGGCGGCCATCATCAATGCGGTCCAGTGTTCGCCGTTGTCGACGGCGTTGATTTCTGCACCGGCGTCCAGCAGGATTTCGACCGTGGTGGGGGCTGGACCACTGGCGGCGTGAATCAGGGGTGTCTTTCCGGTCCGATCACGCGAATCGACCGTTGCGCCATTGGCGATCAGCAACGTGACGACGTCGTCGTGACCGTTGTAGGCGGCCATAGCCAGCGGGGTCAGCCCATTGGCATCGGCCTCGTTGATGTCCATGCCGCTCTCGAGACAAAGCTGGACGACGCGGAGCTTGCCATCGTGTGCCGCCATCCGAAACGCCTCGGGGCTGTAAAGCGCATCCGCCGCGGTTTCCGGCGTTGCATCGGTCCCAGGATCGGAGCTGCTGAGCGACTGAGATTCGGCGGCGTCTGATTCGCCCCCGGCCTCGGCGGCTGCCGCTTCGGCGGTTGCTGGGCCTTGGTCGGTTGAATCTGCGTTTTCCGATCCGCAACCGGATGCCAACAACAGCGTCACAACACAGAGCGGCAGGGCCAGAACACGGGAAATCAGGATCGAACGGATGGGCATGATTGGCTGCTGAAAACGGGCGTGGATGGAGTCGTGACCGGCTGTGTCAACGCTCCCGCGATCCTATTTGCAGGACAGCGGGGGCGAAAACGCCGCGGCCTGCTGGCAGTATCTCACATTTCTTCACGGAGGAGCGATCCGATGGCAAAGTTTTACGTTCAGTGTGGGCAAACGGATTTGGTGCTTTCCAGCGACGCGGCAGAATCGGCGGCGCTGGCGATGATCGATCGGATCCTTGGTCCCCACATGTGGATTTATGATGACCCGGACCTGAGCGAATTGGAATGCCGCCAACACTTGATGCTGGAAGCGTTGATGCATCTGCCGACGGAAATCAGCGTCAGCGAACAAGGTTTTGACCGCATCGACGCCCGCAAGTTTCCGGTGCCGGAAACGATTCACACCTGGCACGCGTTGATGGTCGGCATGCGACGGTTGTTTCGCCAGGCCGGGCTGGACCGCAGCGTCGCGGTACTGGCCGGGGCGTGTGCGATCGATCATGCGGTGTCCACACCTCGACGGCCGCGATAGTAGATTGTCAATCCGTTGGTATTTAGCCTTTAGGCGATACCGAGTCGCTGTTACGCAGCGACAGTGGGCGGCTAAAGCCTGGACACCAACATGTAGGACTGCTCGCACGGCCGGTATCGGCGTGCTACCTTGGCGGATGTCGTGTCGATCGCTTGTTTCCCCCCGAGATCGACGTTGCATCCTTTACACCTAGCGAGACTGCGGAGTCATCACGTGCAGCAGGTCAAAATATTCAAGTCCGTCGACACCGAACTGGATGATTTGGAAAAGCAGATCAACCGGTTCATCCGAAAGAACAACATTCGCGTGTTGTCGATCTCGGGCAATCATTCGGCGGCTCTGGCGACCGGGGCGAGTTCGATGAACACCTTTTCCGGCGGAGACGTGACCGTGATCATGCTGTTCGAAATCGAATCGCCGGGCCGCTAAGGGCGGGGCCGGCGGGTGCGGGGCCGGCGGGTGCGGGGCCGGCGGGTGCGGGGCCGGCGGGTGACAAGGCATTTGCATCCCCACAGCCATCTTCTTGAAATCCGAGTCGGCAAGCCGTGATCGAAGTCGAAGCTTTTGTCAAACGCTATGGTGATTTCGTCGCGGTTGCGGGTGCATCGTTTGCGGTTCCCGCCGGTTCAGTCGCCGCCTTGGTCGGCCCCAACGGTGCCGGCAAAACGACCACGATCCGGACGTTATGTGGCATCCTGCGTCCAACCGCCGGACGATTGAGCGTTGCCGGTGCGGACTTGACCAGCGATCCGCTATTGGTCAAGCAGCGAACCGCTTATGTCCCCGACGACCCGCCCCTTTTCGATACATTGACGGTCTGGGAACACCTGCAGTTCATCGCTTCGGCGTACCGATTGGCCGACTGGCAACGCGACGGCGACGGATTGCTGAGCCGTTTCAGTTTGAGTGACAAAAAAAACACGCTGGCATCGGAATTGTCGCGGGGGATGCGTCAAAAGGTGGCGATCGCGTGTGCGTATTTGCGTTCACCTGACGTTTTGCTGTTGGATGAACCGATGACGGGGCTGGATCCGCCGAGCATCCGTATCCTGAAAGATTCGATTCGTGAACAGTCACGGCGTGGCGCGACGGTGCTGGTCAGTTCGCACTTACTATCGCTGGTCGATGATTTATGCGATTTCCTGGTCTTGATTTGCCAGGGGAGTGTCTTGTTCAGCGGCCCGCTGGATGAGGCCCGCACCCAATTCGGCGGTGCAAGCCGGTCCCTGGAAGAAGTCTTTTTCCGGCTGACCGGACAGGCCGAACCAGAGGCGAACGACGTCACGAACGGTGAACGGGCAAATCGCGATGATTGACCCCGCGTTGACGCGATTGATGCAGATGCTGTCACGAGCGGCGTTTCGTCAAGCTTGGCGGCTGGTCAAACGGCCTTCGGGGGCGTTCTTTGCGGTGTTCATGCTGGGCATGGTTGGGTTCGGAATGATGCCCACCGTGATGATGATATTGACGGCCGATCAACCCACGCCATCGGCGTTTGCCCGTGTGATTGCCGACTCCATCCCGGTGCTGATGTACATTGCCGCAGCAGCGATGGTGACGACGAATTCCGGCGAAGCGTTGCTGGAATTGAAACCGGCCGAATTGCAATTCGTTCTTGCCGGACCGTTCACCAATTCGCACATCCTGTCCTACCGTCTGTTGACGTTGGCTTTCGGTTGGCTGCCGATCAGCGGTTTTTTTGCCGTGTTCATGCTGCCGCACTTGGGCAGTTTTCTGGGCGGGTTCCTGGGCATCAGCTCGGGCGGAATCTTGATCACGATGCTGGCATTTCAATACACGTTGCTCAAACCGCGGCTCTCGCCCGGTGTCTTGCGAGCGATCCGATTGGCGGCGTTGACCAGCGTCGCGGTGATTGTGATCGAAGCCGCCGGTCGGGTGATCGCGGTTGAAGAATCGTATTCGATCACGGTGGTCTCTCG containing:
- a CDS encoding VOC family protein, with amino-acid sequence MKVHQLNHVALHVADVPASVAFYRDVLCLPPMDRPAFDFPGAWFRLGVDQELHLIGDRDLPVHSGHRGTHLALVVDDLDAWEKHLDANDANRLPRRIRPDGAQQTFVQDPDGHWIELCVPAN
- a CDS encoding ankyrin repeat domain-containing protein, which encodes MPIRSILISRVLALPLCVVTLLLASGCGSENADSTDQGPATAEAAAAEAGGESDAAESQSLSSSDPGTDATPETAADALYSPEAFRMAAHDGKLRVVQLCLESGMDINEADANGLTPLAMAAYNGHDDVVTLLIANGATVDSRDRTGKTPLIHAASGPAPTTVEILLDAGAEINAVDNGEHWTALMMAAAEGQAEVVEVLLTRGAKKDMVDIDGESAAYFARQNGHVKIAQRLEQ
- a CDS encoding DUF4827 domain-containing protein, which produces MQQVKIFKSVDTELDDLEKQINRFIRKNNIRVLSISGNHSAALATGASSMNTFSGGDVTVIMLFEIESPGR
- a CDS encoding ABC transporter ATP-binding protein, which encodes MIEVEAFVKRYGDFVAVAGASFAVPAGSVAALVGPNGAGKTTTIRTLCGILRPTAGRLSVAGADLTSDPLLVKQRTAYVPDDPPLFDTLTVWEHLQFIASAYRLADWQRDGDGLLSRFSLSDKKNTLASELSRGMRQKVAIACAYLRSPDVLLLDEPMTGLDPPSIRILKDSIREQSRRGATVLVSSHLLSLVDDLCDFLVLICQGSVLFSGPLDEARTQFGGASRSLEEVFFRLTGQAEPEANDVTNGERANRDD